The Exiguobacterium acetylicum genome includes a window with the following:
- a CDS encoding DeoR/GlpR family DNA-binding transcription regulator: MSLLGEERKSRIMEWLEEEGKVMTKDLIERLDVSGETVRRYLEELERERQLKRVYGGAIYQGGKRETPISRRTDQLSRRLARYAKGWLSDYSCIFLGRGEPVEHLLPYLTGNATIVTNSLVVASHLEQCRKTGPFKGEIRLLGGTVDAYGQTVGVEVLQALDAYAFDACFLSFDGAEIERGFVSDDIESSLIQKAVISCTKDVYAFLANDEFQGNRKYKVAEFRRAKIVLSPASYPPSWEMKLFNERVNWMVVS, encoded by the coding sequence GTGTCGTTGTTAGGAGAAGAGCGGAAATCACGCATCATGGAATGGCTCGAAGAGGAAGGGAAAGTCATGACGAAGGATTTGATCGAACGTCTCGATGTCTCGGGAGAAACGGTACGACGCTACTTAGAGGAGCTAGAACGGGAACGTCAGCTAAAACGTGTGTATGGGGGAGCGATTTATCAAGGTGGAAAACGAGAGACACCAATTTCTCGCCGGACGGATCAGCTGTCTCGCCGCTTAGCGCGTTATGCGAAAGGCTGGCTCAGCGATTATTCCTGTATCTTTTTGGGGCGAGGCGAGCCTGTCGAGCATCTCTTACCTTATCTAACGGGAAACGCGACGATTGTTACGAATTCACTAGTAGTCGCCAGTCACTTGGAGCAGTGCCGCAAGACGGGACCGTTCAAAGGAGAGATTCGATTACTCGGCGGGACGGTCGATGCCTATGGGCAGACGGTCGGAGTCGAAGTTTTGCAAGCATTGGATGCTTACGCTTTTGATGCCTGTTTTCTATCGTTTGACGGTGCTGAGATTGAGCGAGGCTTCGTCAGTGATGATATCGAATCGTCACTTATCCAAAAAGCAGTCATTAGTTGCACGAAAGATGTCTATGCCTTCTTAGCGAATGACGAATTCCAAGGAAATCGAAAGTACAAGGTGGCGGAGTTCCGTCGCGCAAAAATCGTCCTCAGTCCAGCGTCTTATCCACCATCTTGGGAGATGAAACTGTTCAACGAACGCGTGAACTGGATGGTCGTCTCATGA
- a CDS encoding DUF3939 domain-containing protein: MNRFKKWFQPKEGQPLPMRDVTLEEVKQATHAFESELPKGTNRTVLLDDEQRIDLKQLEPYLKVRSTQVFYMSRETFAIMEAKDRELVYEMDHVQVAVDRYFDRVKKLPLKAYSKTFQVDCAMLYQDGYLREMPHHSYYLVDESMIVSLTPKEQQS, translated from the coding sequence ATGAACCGATTCAAGAAGTGGTTTCAACCGAAGGAAGGTCAGCCATTGCCGATGCGTGATGTGACGCTTGAAGAAGTCAAACAAGCGACGCATGCCTTTGAATCCGAACTACCGAAAGGGACGAATCGGACGGTACTTCTGGATGATGAGCAGCGCATCGACTTAAAGCAGCTGGAGCCGTATTTAAAGGTCCGTTCGACACAAGTGTTTTACATGTCGCGCGAGACATTCGCCATCATGGAAGCAAAAGACCGGGAACTCGTCTATGAGATGGATCATGTTCAAGTTGCCGTTGATCGTTACTTTGACCGGGTGAAGAAGCTCCCTTTGAAAGCGTATAGTAAAACGTTCCAAGTCGACTGTGCGATGTTGTATCAGGATGGCTATTTACGCGAAATGCCGCATCATAGCTATTACCTCGTCGATGAGTCGATGATTGTCTCGTTAACACCAAAAGAACAACAGTCTTGA
- a CDS encoding YaiI/YqxD family protein, producing the protein MSIFVDADGCPVVDLVIRHRQGHDVFLVCDTAHQMMRDGAATITVGQGPDAVDYAIVNRMERGDLVVTQDYGLAALVLARGGLAIDQNGRQFTNDNIDLLLHTRHVGQQIRRAGGRTKGPKKRTRDADRAFEEAFCTLVQTSM; encoded by the coding sequence ATGTCTATTTTCGTAGATGCGGACGGATGTCCCGTTGTCGATCTCGTCATTCGACACCGACAGGGACATGACGTCTTTTTAGTGTGTGATACAGCGCATCAGATGATGCGCGATGGAGCGGCGACGATTACGGTCGGACAAGGACCGGATGCCGTCGATTATGCGATCGTCAATCGGATGGAGCGTGGTGATCTCGTCGTCACCCAGGATTATGGATTAGCAGCGCTTGTCTTAGCGCGTGGAGGGCTCGCAATCGATCAAAACGGTCGTCAATTTACGAACGATAATATTGATCTATTGCTTCACACGCGTCATGTCGGACAACAAATCCGGCGAGCGGGTGGACGGACGAAGGGACCGAAAAAGCGGACACGTGACGCTGACCGAGCGTTTGAAGAGGCATTTTGTACATTAGTGCAAACAAGCATGTGA
- a CDS encoding AAA family ATPase: MEAFSKEEMFNQIKAWEEGAKVEEVLALRYAQSSRLLGETEALVRILALLVEHRYIMTGRLDALAESWMQEIRQHDRLPARLEQLLTEQQLQSTYQRLVAHTFPTIRETDNANAKRSATKELILQASQIVEETDQIVELTERLRRLDAERWTELFDAGTALLRSSATLEQTAQTFVDSLQERFYSREAFREMTELKATTIQDLKRVVALLPVESKQVERSALEELDAMIGLEDIKQRVHHMYRFLKYQQKRSEDGYRSSDQPSLHMIFMGNPGTGKTTLARLMAKIYHELGLLERPEVVETDRSSLVGAFVGQTEEQVMSKVREAVGGVLFIDEAYALKRAGQSGNDYGQAAIDTLVAAMTSGEYAGRFAVVLAGYPEEMRDFLKANPGLRSRFPESNHYLLADYTDQELLAIGRSIATANDYVLTEQAERALLGRLERERVDASFGNGRAVRNIVLDAIFKKGASLGESASHEDFALLEQEDFEMVQEPDATVEERIASLVGLSDLKDELKQIEALLSMQKRRREAGYKVLPVELHAVFSGNSGTGKTTVAQLYADVLRQCGYLKRGHLKVVSRADLVSGYVGQTAQKTRDAIRDALGGVLFIDEAYALNGGANDFGKEAIDTLVDEMTKHQDNLVVVLAGYEQQMNALLASNPGLKSRFKRSFHFPNYSPDELIEIIEGYAARFGYELTEDARQTLTEKIDVVPNGNARAAITIVEQAIAKQSMRLIDKVSLSGSEWSYLEKEDF; the protein is encoded by the coding sequence ATGGAAGCATTCTCGAAAGAGGAGATGTTCAATCAAATCAAGGCGTGGGAAGAGGGCGCAAAAGTCGAGGAGGTGCTAGCGTTACGATATGCCCAAAGTAGTCGGTTACTTGGCGAAACGGAAGCACTCGTCCGGATATTAGCGTTACTCGTCGAGCATCGCTATATTATGACAGGACGACTCGATGCGCTTGCTGAGAGCTGGATGCAAGAGATTCGTCAGCACGATCGCTTGCCGGCACGTCTCGAACAGTTATTAACGGAACAACAATTACAAAGTACGTATCAACGTCTCGTCGCGCATACGTTCCCGACGATTCGCGAAACAGATAATGCGAACGCCAAACGATCGGCGACGAAGGAACTGATCCTCCAAGCGAGCCAAATCGTCGAGGAAACGGATCAAATCGTCGAACTGACGGAACGGTTGCGCCGCTTGGATGCTGAACGCTGGACGGAGCTGTTTGACGCTGGAACAGCATTACTTCGATCGAGTGCCACGCTTGAACAGACCGCGCAGACGTTCGTCGATAGCCTACAAGAGCGCTTCTATTCCCGAGAAGCGTTCCGCGAGATGACGGAACTGAAGGCGACGACGATTCAAGACCTCAAACGTGTCGTTGCTTTGCTCCCCGTTGAAAGCAAACAAGTCGAGCGATCGGCACTCGAGGAACTCGACGCGATGATTGGTTTAGAAGACATCAAACAACGGGTTCACCATATGTATCGGTTCTTGAAGTATCAACAAAAACGATCGGAAGATGGCTATCGTTCAAGCGATCAACCATCGCTACACATGATCTTCATGGGGAATCCGGGTACCGGGAAGACGACACTTGCTCGCTTGATGGCGAAGATTTACCACGAGCTCGGACTCCTCGAACGACCAGAAGTCGTCGAGACGGATCGTTCATCGCTCGTCGGCGCATTCGTTGGTCAGACGGAAGAACAAGTCATGAGCAAGGTCCGCGAAGCCGTCGGTGGTGTGCTCTTCATCGATGAGGCCTACGCTTTAAAACGTGCCGGACAAAGTGGCAACGACTATGGACAAGCAGCGATTGACACGCTTGTCGCCGCGATGACGAGTGGCGAGTATGCGGGGCGGTTTGCGGTCGTCCTTGCTGGTTATCCGGAAGAGATGCGCGATTTCCTGAAGGCGAATCCGGGACTCCGGAGTCGTTTCCCGGAATCGAATCATTATCTGCTTGCTGACTATACAGATCAGGAGTTACTCGCCATCGGACGATCGATTGCAACAGCAAATGATTACGTCTTGACGGAACAAGCAGAACGAGCACTGCTCGGTCGCTTGGAGCGGGAACGTGTCGACGCAAGCTTCGGAAACGGTCGGGCCGTCCGCAACATCGTGCTCGATGCGATCTTCAAAAAAGGGGCGAGTCTCGGGGAAAGTGCGAGTCACGAGGACTTCGCCTTACTCGAACAAGAAGATTTCGAGATGGTGCAGGAACCGGACGCTACTGTCGAGGAACGGATTGCCTCACTCGTCGGACTGTCTGATCTTAAAGATGAACTGAAGCAGATCGAAGCGTTATTATCGATGCAAAAACGTCGTCGGGAAGCGGGCTATAAAGTCTTGCCAGTCGAATTGCACGCGGTCTTTAGCGGCAATAGTGGAACCGGGAAGACGACCGTCGCTCAGCTCTATGCTGATGTCTTACGACAATGCGGTTATTTGAAACGCGGACATTTGAAAGTCGTCAGTCGGGCGGATCTCGTCTCTGGTTACGTCGGACAAACGGCGCAAAAAACACGTGACGCGATCCGCGACGCGCTAGGTGGTGTCTTATTCATCGATGAGGCATATGCGTTGAACGGCGGAGCGAACGACTTCGGGAAGGAAGCGATCGATACGCTCGTTGACGAGATGACGAAACATCAAGATAATCTCGTCGTTGTCCTTGCCGGTTACGAGCAACAGATGAATGCCTTACTTGCTAGTAATCCAGGGTTAAAATCACGCTTTAAACGATCATTCCACTTCCCAAATTACTCGCCAGACGAGTTGATTGAAATCATTGAGGGCTACGCAGCACGATTTGGGTACGAGCTGACGGAGGATGCACGACAAACGCTGACAGAGAAGATTGACGTCGTTCCGAACGGAAACGCCCGGGCGGCGATTACGATCGTTGAACAAGCTATCGCGAAGCAGTCGATGCGATTAATTGACAAAGTTAGCTTATCCGGTTCAGAATGGTCCTATCTTGAAAAAGAGGATTTTTAA
- a CDS encoding acyl-CoA thioesterase produces MHTIEIPVRYAETDMMGIVYHSNYLVYLELARTELIQSLGLDYKEMEDAGYVSPVTNVNLDYKRSLTYGDTAVVTVWIDHYDGLRTIYGYTVKHPDGKLAVSAKTTHVVVKKENFRPIRLPKVFPNWHDIYEKMSETDAALLTEA; encoded by the coding sequence ATGCACACGATTGAAATACCTGTCCGGTACGCCGAGACGGACATGATGGGCATCGTCTATCATTCAAACTATCTCGTCTATTTGGAACTGGCACGGACAGAATTGATCCAGTCCTTGGGCCTTGATTACAAGGAAATGGAAGATGCGGGATACGTCTCTCCGGTCACGAATGTCAATCTCGATTACAAACGTTCGTTGACGTACGGTGATACGGCAGTCGTCACAGTCTGGATTGATCATTACGATGGATTACGGACGATTTACGGCTATACGGTCAAGCATCCGGACGGAAAACTGGCGGTATCTGCGAAGACGACCCATGTCGTCGTCAAAAAAGAAAACTTCCGACCGATTCGTTTGCCAAAAGTGTTCCCGAACTGGCACGATATCTATGAAAAGATGAGCGAGACAGACGCAGCACTCTTAACGGAAGCGTGA
- a CDS encoding DUF975 family protein, producing MNSKQLKQAALGSLKGRWLVGLSISIIYFLIFALAASRMSFDQDDIDSMVRFIGLNMVVTIVLAPVTVSRTIAYLRFTRGESAGIGTLFEGFSSFRRAFRTIAAYAIVTILVYVGSFLILPALYFYLSYRLVPYILVDRPELSFWQVLGESRRMMKGHKRELIMLYLSFIGWGILALLSTVGVIFLTPYFDTTMAHFYERLKPTRQSSVEG from the coding sequence ATGAACTCTAAACAATTGAAACAAGCCGCTCTCGGCTCATTAAAGGGACGTTGGTTGGTCGGATTAAGCATTTCGATCATCTACTTTCTGATTTTCGCCCTCGCTGCGAGTCGGATGTCATTTGATCAAGATGACATCGACAGCATGGTACGTTTCATCGGGCTGAACATGGTCGTCACGATCGTCCTGGCTCCAGTGACAGTTAGTCGAACGATTGCTTACTTACGCTTCACCCGCGGGGAGTCTGCAGGAATCGGAACACTGTTTGAAGGATTCTCTTCGTTTCGACGTGCCTTCCGAACGATTGCTGCGTATGCAATCGTAACGATATTAGTCTATGTCGGGTCATTCTTGATTTTACCGGCACTTTACTTTTACTTATCGTATCGCCTCGTACCGTATATTTTGGTCGACCGACCTGAATTGTCGTTTTGGCAAGTCCTCGGCGAGAGCCGCCGGATGATGAAAGGGCATAAGCGTGAATTGATTATGCTTTACTTGAGTTTCATCGGCTGGGGTATCCTCGCGCTGCTCAGTACGGTTGGTGTCATCTTCTTGACGCCGTACTTCGATACGACGATGGCACACTTCTATGAACGCTTGAAACCAACACGTCAATCATCTGTTGAAGGATGA
- a CDS encoding NAD(P)-dependent oxidoreductase, which translates to MKTVGFIGLGVMGQGMVRNLRKAGFAVKGYNRTKEKGLVLEADGVEIVDTIQDVVTDVDVVISIVGYPQDVEQIYLENGILDHAAPGTILIDMTTSSPALAERIAKEATTRGLQALDAPVTGGDLGAKNGTLAILVGGEDDAFTKAKPLFEAMGKSISLFGGPGKGQSAKLANQIAIAGSMIGTAEMLLFVTRSGIDPTQFIETIKSGSAGSWSLENLIPRVIAENYSPGFFVKHFIKDMRLALERGAEMGIATPGLALVKDLYEELAEMGHADSGTQALYLLLAERSRASVE; encoded by the coding sequence ATGAAGACAGTCGGTTTTATCGGATTAGGTGTCATGGGGCAAGGAATGGTTCGCAATCTGCGCAAAGCAGGTTTTGCAGTCAAAGGCTACAATCGTACGAAAGAGAAAGGACTTGTCCTTGAGGCGGATGGTGTCGAGATCGTCGATACGATTCAAGATGTCGTCACGGATGTCGACGTCGTCATCTCGATCGTCGGCTATCCGCAAGACGTCGAACAGATCTACTTAGAGAATGGGATTCTCGATCATGCTGCACCTGGAACGATCCTGATTGATATGACAACATCAAGTCCTGCACTTGCTGAACGGATTGCGAAGGAAGCAACGACGCGTGGGTTACAGGCACTTGACGCACCCGTCACAGGTGGTGACCTCGGTGCGAAGAACGGAACACTTGCGATTCTCGTCGGTGGTGAAGACGACGCTTTTACGAAAGCGAAGCCCTTGTTTGAAGCGATGGGCAAATCGATTTCGCTCTTCGGTGGTCCTGGTAAAGGACAATCGGCAAAACTCGCGAACCAAATCGCAATCGCTGGCTCGATGATCGGAACAGCGGAGATGCTGTTGTTCGTCACGCGATCCGGCATCGATCCGACGCAGTTCATCGAGACGATCAAGTCTGGATCTGCTGGTAGCTGGAGTCTCGAAAACTTGATTCCACGTGTCATCGCTGAAAACTACTCACCTGGTTTCTTCGTTAAACATTTCATCAAGGATATGCGCCTTGCACTCGAACGCGGAGCCGAGATGGGCATCGCGACACCTGGTCTCGCACTAGTCAAAGATTTATATGAAGAGCTTGCTGAGATGGGACACGCTGATTCTGGAACACAAGCGCTCTATCTCTTACTTGCCGAACGCTCACGTGCTTCGGTAGAATGA
- a CDS encoding copper homeostasis protein CutC: MLEIIASTVEEAVAAEQAGADRIELVSALSEGGLTPSYGLIRQVVSTVEIPVHVLVRPHSKSFVYSKADEETIITDIDLIRELGAAGIVVGSLTADGRVDEGFLGRIIKHKGELSLTFHRAIDSSRDILEAAEVLADFPEVDRILTSGGQATALEGKKTIARLIEDYPDLIILPGSGITLENAETLLEATKASELHVGSAVLQDGVIQKERVEALTRLLG; the protein is encoded by the coding sequence ATGTTAGAAATCATCGCATCGACCGTAGAAGAAGCGGTCGCAGCAGAACAAGCCGGAGCGGACCGGATCGAGCTCGTTTCCGCATTATCCGAAGGGGGATTGACGCCGAGTTATGGTTTGATCCGTCAAGTTGTCTCAACGGTTGAGATTCCAGTTCACGTCCTCGTTCGACCACATAGTAAGTCGTTCGTCTATTCGAAAGCGGACGAAGAGACGATTATCACTGATATTGACTTGATTCGAGAACTCGGCGCTGCCGGGATCGTCGTCGGTTCCTTGACGGCTGACGGACGAGTCGATGAAGGATTCCTTGGTCGGATCATCAAACATAAAGGGGAGCTATCGTTGACGTTCCACCGGGCAATCGATAGTAGCCGTGATATTCTCGAAGCGGCAGAAGTGCTCGCTGATTTTCCGGAAGTTGACCGAATTTTGACGTCAGGTGGTCAAGCGACGGCACTTGAGGGTAAGAAGACGATTGCACGATTGATCGAGGATTATCCGGATTTGATCATCTTACCGGGATCCGGGATTACGCTTGAGAATGCAGAAACTCTTCTTGAGGCAACGAAAGCATCTGAACTACACGTGGGTTCAGCTGTCTTGCAAGACGGTGTCATCCAGAAAGAGCGTGTCGAGGCATTAACACGTCTGCTTGGTTGA
- the plsY gene encoding glycerol-3-phosphate 1-O-acyltransferase PlsY, protein MIEIIGILVLGYLLGSIPFALLVGKWGHGIDIRQHGSGNLGTTNTFRVLGKKAGIIVLIGDLGKGAVASLVPILMGADVHPLFAGLAAVVGHIYPIFAKFKGGKAVATSGGMLLVTSPILFLFLLVSFLTTLRLSRMVSLSSIVAASIGIVVSITIGVLTNDWIVPTFFTVLALFVIFKHRDNIQRIRQGTESKIPLFAKKPSE, encoded by the coding sequence ATGATTGAAATCATAGGGATTTTGGTTCTTGGCTATCTGCTTGGTTCGATTCCGTTCGCACTACTTGTTGGGAAGTGGGGACATGGGATTGATATCCGTCAACACGGTAGCGGGAATCTCGGAACGACGAATACGTTCCGTGTCTTGGGGAAAAAGGCGGGGATCATCGTCTTGATCGGTGATCTCGGAAAAGGAGCTGTCGCGAGTCTCGTTCCGATTTTAATGGGAGCAGATGTACATCCTTTGTTTGCTGGACTAGCAGCCGTCGTCGGTCATATTTATCCGATCTTCGCTAAGTTCAAAGGTGGTAAAGCTGTCGCAACGTCCGGTGGGATGTTGCTCGTGACGAGCCCGATCCTATTCCTCTTTCTGCTCGTCTCCTTTTTGACGACGCTTCGTCTGAGCCGGATGGTTTCGCTCAGTTCGATCGTCGCAGCAAGTATCGGAATCGTCGTGTCGATCACGATTGGTGTCTTGACGAATGACTGGATCGTTCCGACGTTCTTTACAGTCCTAGCATTGTTCGTTATCTTCAAGCACCGCGATAACATCCAACGGATTCGCCAAGGAACAGAGTCTAAGATTCCACTCTTTGCAAAGAAACCGTCTGAATGA
- a CDS encoding ABC transporter ATP-binding protein, with protein MNAATFQSFYLLLKKTKPPVGLLSAAVSVSVIQALAALAIPWFLKTLIDGFTVDRLTPQLISLFVIVFVVQVVANALSIYWLQIVGQRIVANLRTLLWKHLLTLSIPFYDETKSGELVSRLNSDATTLQQLLSEQLVRLLTSLVSIIGAITILFFLDWQMTLVMVIAVPVTLLIIIPLVRKLHKISRETQKELAGLSGFFAEMLGEVRLVKSQATEEHELGRGQTRIENLYGYGVKEGRIQALLLPIFNVTLTTMLILIIGFGAYRVATNQITAGELVAFSLYLFQIMTPLVTMTEFITKLQKARGATERIIELLDETPESPGKLDAPRPFTDVTVERLSFGYNETPILQDVSFTLPRGKTTAIVGPSGSGKTTLFALLERFYQPTSGQIRLGHHPISDLTLSSWRQAIGYVAQDSPVLSGTIRDNLVYGLAEDVSEERIRDAARMANADTFIEEFSEGYETEIGERGVKLSGGQRQRIAIARALLRNPEILLLDEATSSLDSESERVVQEALERLMVGRTTFVIAHRLATVRHADQIIVLEKGRISGIGTHESLVVDNPLYNKLVTQQFIGTERARGNHV; from the coding sequence ATGAACGCTGCGACGTTCCAGTCTTTTTACCTGTTATTGAAAAAAACGAAACCCCCGGTCGGTTTATTATCCGCCGCTGTTTCTGTCTCCGTCATCCAAGCGCTGGCAGCACTCGCGATTCCTTGGTTCTTAAAAACATTAATCGACGGTTTTACGGTCGACCGATTGACGCCACAATTGATCAGTCTATTCGTAATCGTCTTCGTCGTCCAAGTCGTCGCGAACGCTCTGTCGATTTATTGGTTGCAGATCGTCGGTCAACGGATTGTCGCTAATTTACGGACGCTTCTATGGAAGCACCTCTTGACGTTATCGATCCCATTCTACGATGAGACGAAGTCCGGTGAGCTTGTCTCGCGACTTAATAGTGACGCGACGACGCTCCAACAATTGCTGTCGGAACAGCTCGTTCGCCTGCTGACGTCACTCGTTTCGATCATCGGTGCAATCACGATCTTATTCTTCCTCGACTGGCAGATGACACTTGTCATGGTCATCGCTGTGCCCGTGACGCTATTGATCATCATTCCGCTCGTCCGAAAGTTGCATAAGATTTCTCGTGAGACGCAAAAAGAACTTGCTGGATTATCTGGCTTTTTTGCTGAAATGCTTGGTGAGGTCCGCCTTGTCAAATCACAAGCGACTGAAGAACACGAACTCGGACGCGGTCAGACACGAATTGAGAATTTGTACGGATACGGCGTCAAGGAAGGACGAATCCAAGCCCTTCTGTTACCGATCTTTAACGTCACCTTGACGACGATGCTCATTTTAATCATCGGTTTCGGTGCGTACCGGGTCGCGACGAACCAAATCACCGCAGGCGAACTCGTCGCCTTTTCGCTCTATTTGTTCCAAATCATGACGCCGCTCGTGACGATGACCGAATTCATCACGAAATTACAGAAGGCTCGTGGGGCAACGGAACGGATCATCGAGCTCCTCGATGAGACACCGGAGTCTCCCGGCAAGCTTGACGCGCCACGTCCCTTCACAGACGTCACCGTCGAACGGTTATCGTTCGGTTACAATGAGACACCTATCTTACAAGACGTCAGCTTTACGTTACCACGCGGTAAAACGACCGCCATCGTTGGTCCGAGTGGTTCCGGTAAAACAACGTTGTTCGCTTTGCTCGAACGCTTTTATCAACCGACGTCCGGACAAATCCGACTGGGTCACCACCCAATTTCTGATTTGACGTTGTCATCTTGGCGCCAGGCGATTGGTTACGTCGCGCAGGACTCTCCCGTCTTATCCGGGACGATTCGCGATAATCTCGTCTACGGTCTTGCGGAAGACGTCAGTGAAGAACGGATTCGTGATGCCGCACGGATGGCGAATGCCGATACGTTCATCGAAGAATTTTCCGAAGGATATGAAACGGAGATTGGCGAACGAGGCGTCAAGTTGTCCGGTGGTCAACGCCAACGGATTGCCATTGCACGTGCACTCTTGCGCAATCCAGAAATACTATTACTGGACGAAGCAACGTCTAGTCTCGATTCAGAATCGGAACGTGTCGTTCAAGAAGCACTGGAGCGCTTGATGGTCGGACGGACGACGTTCGTCATCGCCCATCGTCTTGCGACGGTCCGCCATGCCGATCAAATCATCGTCCTTGAAAAGGGTCGAATTTCTGGGATTGGAACACATGAAAGTCTAGTCGTCGACAATCCATTGTATAATAAGCTCGTAACGCAACAATTCATCGGCACGGAACGTGCAAGGGGGAATCACGTATGA
- a CDS encoding M15 family metallopeptidase produces MKKIVTVSTLALLLAGCNPGDQQADDTTKTEQKSDETTQSNDETKKEDTAKDTNKEESNKTDETTKDDASEDAKQEDNSSDEATQEDQGSSDEATKDETEQKEDTPAAENKTEDKKDESTDKPDSSSQDPEQEKPSKPEDETPDVDKSADAKADLSLGNLVVVNKKYSLPIDYKPSDLVVPNVSFSYSGVLEQSYMRAPAAKQMEKMFAAAKKEGVTLNAVSGFRSGERQKVLYNNYVARDGKAAADQYSARPGHSEHQTGLTFDISAPSVGNGLTAALGDTKEGKWIANNAAKYGFIVRYDRGFQSRTGYTYEPWHIRYVGVDVATQIKNNGQTLEEYMKVGH; encoded by the coding sequence ATGAAAAAAATCGTAACCGTTAGTACGTTAGCGCTTCTCCTTGCAGGATGTAATCCTGGGGATCAACAAGCGGACGATACGACGAAAACTGAACAGAAATCAGATGAGACAACACAATCAAACGACGAAACGAAAAAAGAAGACACAGCAAAAGATACGAACAAAGAAGAATCAAACAAAACAGACGAAACAACAAAAGACGATGCGTCAGAAGATGCAAAACAAGAAGACAACTCGTCTGATGAGGCAACACAAGAAGATCAAGGTTCTTCGGATGAAGCAACGAAGGATGAAACAGAGCAAAAAGAAGATACACCTGCAGCAGAGAACAAAACAGAAGACAAAAAGGACGAATCGACGGATAAACCGGACAGTTCGTCTCAGGATCCAGAGCAAGAAAAACCATCGAAACCAGAAGATGAGACGCCAGACGTCGATAAATCAGCAGATGCCAAAGCAGACCTATCACTTGGTAATCTCGTCGTCGTCAACAAGAAGTACAGCTTACCGATTGACTACAAACCATCGGATCTCGTCGTACCGAATGTCAGCTTCTCTTACTCAGGCGTTCTCGAACAGAGCTACATGCGGGCGCCAGCTGCGAAGCAGATGGAAAAGATGTTCGCCGCTGCTAAAAAAGAAGGCGTGACATTGAACGCTGTCAGCGGATTCCGTTCAGGCGAACGTCAAAAAGTATTGTATAATAATTATGTCGCACGTGACGGCAAGGCAGCTGCTGATCAATATTCAGCACGCCCTGGTCATAGTGAACACCAGACTGGTCTCACTTTCGATATTTCGGCACCAAGCGTTGGTAATGGCTTAACAGCTGCTCTTGGTGATACGAAAGAAGGAAAATGGATTGCGAACAACGCAGCAAAATATGGTTTCATCGTCCGCTACGATCGTGGTTTCCAATCCCGGACAGGGTACACGTATGAGCCATGGCACATTCGTTATGTCGGTGTCGATGTTGCGACACAAATTAAAAATAACGGACAGACTCTTGAGGAATATATGAAAGTCGGTCACTAA